In Lineus longissimus chromosome 13, tnLinLong1.2, whole genome shotgun sequence, one genomic interval encodes:
- the LOC135497929 gene encoding zinc finger protein 271-like, whose amino-acid sequence MSHQTTVNMEGNCDFKMDSGLQIKAETCVPSSSDMEAVSGDLVRTETWDQIKMEPCDKICHSSCDEMDSVAQDQVKFTSGNRTNFESHDHIKYEPCDDLDLETFQEESIAEVIKREPTDTEPFRSESEYVALAAGKIKSEPEDFHFGEMNSVKTEIQLTTYPEMPDVYISGEMQTFPFKGTPEKLVIVSDMSEGVQTKAESVSDSHFDNTTCTPVDLADVSTSSSHKLEPRTIQKQSPVDKGLSLGVANAILVFSLSAVPPHLLQVPMPLISPACALSSGGTVAMTNMAVPVQNKGPALGQPDTGTALTGISPLIQNKIIGPTPVRSTRKRQTQRRKNVIKNRKTCNGVHGGLLGSSLLEVQPLVTSEQAAESAFLLDRPSESCKKPAGSEHLVDKSSKEFTNGAKQTATLSSSRKDVLKCRICGIQLTDLRSLKMHEYDHVKKTAYACQHCGIRFSAKTYLTDHELKNHSGEKPFKCKYCVKRFSRKPRLLLHEKSHTGKEAFKCQYCEMCFDCDSSLAGHECIHSGEQGCRCKYCERTFSKPSDVTNHEQTHVGEKPFGCKYCEKRFVHRSAQRKHERFHGEKAFHCNYCDKTFYQKSDCAKHEGVHTQNTVGRSYACKYCENCFKHKIQLTKHERAMHAEFMLFKCKTCGKEFSQKKHLACHEYIHLDEKPLKCQYCDRRFILVRDLTIHENIHVGKKAFKCEFCDERFFRPSEVTTHERIHTGEKPFKCKFCETTFALKTDRREHEGIHKGIHINRPFQCTSCEKSYARKSHLKVHERSHTGEKPFICTYCGKGFSSRTNLRQHEYTHAAAKPFKCKYCEKSYGQKGLLSVHERTHTGVKPFICQSCGKGFFTKANLLRHEYNHTGEKRYKCKYLSCGKPFSEKHDLMRHEYIHTGESPFKCKYCGKGFSRQTDVPKHERIHTGERPFKCEYCAKSYPLKNQLTVHEFSHTGVRPYRCKDCGKGFSYKSSLASHKIIHSGERPFQCQDCKKQFMRKTDLTKHEKIHLIGK is encoded by the exons AATGGAACCTTGTGATAAGATATGCCATTCGTCATGTGATGAGATGGACTCGGTCGCACAGGATCAAGTGAAGTTTACTTCAGGTAATCGAACGAACTTCGAATCACATGATCACATCAAGTATGAACCTTGTGATGACTTGGATTTGGAAACATTTCAGGAGGAGTCAATTGCAGAGGTGATTAAACGAGAACCGACAGATACTGAACCTTTCAGGTCAGAATCTGAGTATGTCGCACTCGCAGCTGGCAAAATAAAGTCTGAGCCGGAAGAtttccattttggggaaatgAACTCTGTTAAAACAGAAATACAATTGACAACTTATCCCGAAATGCCTGATGTGTACATTTCTGGAGAGATGCAAACATTTCCATTTAAAGGGACACCAGAAAAGTTGGTTATagtgtctgacatgtctgaaggaGTTCAAACCAAGGCTGAATCTGTATCTGACAGTCATTTCGAtaacactacatgtacaccGGTAGACCTTGCTGATGTTTCCACAAGTAGTTCTCACAAGTTAGAACCAAGAACTATCCAGAAGCAAAGCCCAGTAGATAAAGGATTATCATTGGGGGTAGCCAATGCCATTCTGGTGTTCAGTTTGTCTGCTGTGCCACCTCATCTGTTGCAGGTACCGATGCCCTTGATTAGTCCTGCATGTGCGCTGTCCAGTGGAGGAACAGTCGCGATGACGAACATGGCTGTACCAGTGCAGAATAAAGGTCCAGCT TTAGGACAACCAGACACAGGGACAGCATTGACTGGCATTAGTCCACTCATTCAGAATAAGATTATAG GGCCTACTCCAGTGCGTTCCACCAGAAAACGTCaaacccaaagaagaaaaaatgtaATCAAGAATCGAAAAACTTGTAATGGAGTGCATGGTGGTTTACTTGGGAGTTCATTACTTGAAGTGCAGCCTTTGGTAACTTCTGAACAAGCTGCCGAATCAGCATTCCTTTTAGACAGGCCTTCTGAAAGTTGCAAAAAACCAGCAGGATCAGAACACCTTGTGGACAAATCTTCGAAGGAATTCACAAACGGTGCAAAACAAACAGCCACACTTTCATCTAGCAGAAAAGATGTCCTTAAATGTAGAATTTGTGGTATACAGTTAACTGATCTGCGCAGCCTCAAGATGCATGAGTATGATCACGTCAAGAAGACAGCTTATGCGTGTCAACATTGTGGTATTAGATTTTCTGCGAAGACCTATCTTACTGATCATGAGTTGAAAAATCATTCTGGAGAAAAGCCATTCAAATGCAAATACTGTGTGAAAAGGTTTTCCCGGAAGCCCAGGCTTCTACTACATGAAAAATCCCATACTGGTAAAGAGGCATTCAAATGTCAGTATTGTGAAATGTGTTTTGATTGTGATAGTTCTCTTGCAGGTCATGAGTGTATTCACTCTGGTGAACAAGGTTGCAGgtgcaaatattgtgaacgTACATTTTCTAAGCCGTCTGATGTTACAAATCATGAGCAGACGCATGTtggtgaaaaaccatttggGTGTAAATATTGTGAGAAGAGATTTGTGCACAGATCTGCCCAAAGAAAGCATGAGCGTTTTCATGGTGAAAAGGCATTTCATTGTAACTATTGTGACAAAACGTTTTATCAGAAATCAGATTGTGCCAAACATGAGGGGGTACACACACAAAATACTGTGGGAAGATCATACGCGTGTAAATATTGCGAGAACTGTTTTAAACACAAGATCCAGCTTACCAAACATGAGCGAGCGATGCATGCTGAATTCATGCTTTTCAAGTGTAAAACCTGTGGGAAAGAATTTTCCCAAAAAAAGCACCTTGCCTGTCATGAATATATTCATTTAGATGAAAAACCACTGAAGTGTCAGTATTGTGATAGGCGGTTTATTCTAGTACGTGATCTTACAATACATGAGAACATTCATGTTGGTAAAAAAGCATTTAAGTGTGAATTTTGTGACGAGAGGTTCTTTCGGCCGTCCGAGGTTACAACACATGAACGcatccatactggtgaaaaGCCATTTAAGTGTAAATTTTGTGAAACGACATTTGCTTTGAAAACTGACCGCAGAGAACATGAAGGTATTCATAAAGGTATTCATATTAATAGGCCATTCCAGTGTACGTCTTGTGAAAAGAGTTATGCAAGGAAGTCGCACCTCAAGGTTCATGAGCGTAgtcacactggtgaaaaaccttTTATCTGTACATATTGTGGGAAAGGGTTTTCTTCCAGGACAAATCTTAGACAGCATGAATACACTCACGCTGCTGCAAAACCTTTCAAATGcaagtattgtgagaaatctTATGGCCAGAAGGGCCTCCTTTCTGTACATGAGCGGACTCACACGGGTGTTAAGCCATTCATTTGTCAGTCATGTGGGAAAGGGTTTTTCACCAAAGCGAATCTGTTGAGACACGAGTATAATCACACTGGCGAAAAACGGTACAAGTGCAAATATCTGTCCTGTGGAAAGCCGTTTTCTGAAAAGCATGATCTGATGAGACATGAATACATTCACACTGGGGAAAGTCCTTTCAAATGTAAATATTGTGGCAAAGGGTTTTCGCGGCAAACTGATGTTCCTAAGCATGAgcgtattcatactggtgaaagGCCATTCAAGTGTGAATATTGTGCAAAAAGTTACCCCCTAAAAAACCAGCTTACTGTTCATGAATTCTCCCACACTGGTGTAAGACCGTACAGGTGTAAAGATTGCGGGAAAGGGTTTTCCTACAAGAGCTCTCTTGCAAGTCATAAAATTATTCACAGCGGTGAAAGACCATTTCAGTGTCAAGACTGTAAGAAACAGTTTATGAGGAAGACTGATCTCACTAAACATGAGAAAATTCATCTTATTGGGAAATGA